Proteins from one Physeter macrocephalus isolate SW-GA chromosome 16, ASM283717v5, whole genome shotgun sequence genomic window:
- the LOC102995396 gene encoding LOW QUALITY PROTEIN: basic leucine zipper transcriptional factor ATF-like 2 (The sequence of the model RefSeq protein was modified relative to this genomic sequence to represent the inferred CDS: inserted 1 base in 1 codon): MHLCGADGPLTRMDPEEHQRQLKKKQNNRAAAQRSRQKHTNKADALHQQHESLEKHNHTLRKEIQALQAELAWWSRTLHMHERLCPMDCASCLAPVPPGRWGQAEWPPGPVRPGQHGCQGQPGPFRTPVSSLMALQLSPDPQPHGSLGLLLSPLPSLSLGPAPVTASSAQPSPSPVQSASPTGSGLLRSSSKLGTLLPSPPAQPPPLQPLGLEHPTRGKLASSTXLPGREHKACFLSNRSARAPPPLAFPLLSSAQVHF, encoded by the exons ATGCACCTCTGTGGGGCCGATGGGCCGCTGACCAGGATG GACCCTGAGGAACATCAGAGGCAgctgaagaagaaacagaataaccGTGCAGCCGCCCAGAGAAGCCGGCAGAAGCACACGAACAAGGCGGATGCCCTGCACCAG CAGCATGAGTCACTGGAGAAACACAACCACACCCTGCGGAAGGAGATCCAGGCCCTTCAGGCTGAGCTGGCGTGGTGGAGTCGGACCCTGCACATGCATGAGCGCCTGTGCCCCATGGACTGTGCCTCCTGCTTGGCTCCAGTGCCCCCCGGCCGCTGGGGCCAGGCTGAGTGGCCCCCAGGCCCCGTGCGCCCTGGACAACATGGCTGCCAGGGACAGCCAGGCCCGTTCCGGACCCCGGTCTCCTCTCTGATGGCTCTGCAGCTCTCTCCAGATCCACAGCCTCATGGTTCCCTTGGCCTCCTCTTGTCCCCTCTGCCCTCACTGTCCCTTGGTCCCGCCCCTGTCACTGCATCCTCTGCCCAGCCGTCCCCTAGCCCTGTCCAATCTGCCTCGCCCACTGGCTCCGGCCTGCTGAGGTCTTCCTCCAAGCTCGGcaccctcctgcccagccccccagcccaaCCTCCCCCTCTACAGCCCCTCGGGCTGGAGCACCCCACCAGGGGGAAGCTGGCGTCCTCAA AGCTGCCCGGCAGGGAGCATAAAGCCTGCTTCCTCAGCAACAGATCGGCAAGGGCCCCACCCCCTCTGGCTTTCCCCCTGCTCTCCTCTGCTCAAGTCCACTTCTAA